The following are encoded in a window of Qipengyuania soli genomic DNA:
- a CDS encoding ABC transporter substrate-binding protein, with the protein MIRLLPALALLLAGCAGSGTSGVRYDARPTIVSLNPCTDAILAEVTAPGQLLAISHYSKDPQASSMEPAAAARFAATGGTVEEVLALDPDVVVASSFIAPTARAAFEDLGIRVVTFGGTATVEDSEAQVRELARLAGNPAAGERLVARIETALAETQASGAPVQAALWQPDGIVPGESSLVSDLLRRTGFSSYSAARGMAQADYLSLEQVVADPPQVLLLAGSEVGQRHPVLEHLPRMRREAFDTRLLYCGGPTIIRAARRLAEIRKGVS; encoded by the coding sequence GTGATCCGCCTGCTGCCCGCGCTGGCCCTGCTGCTCGCAGGCTGCGCGGGCAGCGGCACTTCTGGCGTGCGGTACGATGCGCGCCCGACGATCGTCAGTCTCAATCCCTGCACCGATGCAATCCTCGCCGAAGTAACGGCGCCGGGGCAGCTGCTGGCCATCTCGCATTACAGCAAGGACCCGCAGGCGAGTTCGATGGAACCGGCGGCAGCGGCGCGCTTTGCGGCAACGGGCGGGACGGTCGAGGAAGTCCTCGCGCTCGATCCGGACGTGGTCGTAGCCTCAAGCTTCATCGCACCGACCGCGCGGGCGGCATTCGAGGATCTGGGTATCAGGGTCGTGACCTTCGGCGGCACTGCGACGGTCGAGGATAGCGAGGCACAGGTGCGCGAACTGGCCAGGCTGGCCGGTAACCCTGCGGCTGGCGAGCGCTTGGTGGCCCGGATCGAAACCGCGCTCGCCGAGACGCAGGCTTCGGGTGCGCCTGTCCAGGCTGCTCTGTGGCAGCCCGACGGCATTGTGCCCGGCGAAAGCTCGCTGGTGAGCGATCTCCTCCGCCGTACGGGCTTTTCGTCCTATTCCGCCGCGCGCGGCATGGCGCAGGCCGACTACCTCTCGCTAGAACAGGTGGTCGCCGATCCGCCGCAAGTCCTGCTGCTTGCCGGGAGCGAGGTAGGGCAACGGCATCCGGTTCTGGAGCACCTGCCCCGGATGCGGCGCGAAGCCTTCGACACGCGCCTCCTCTATTGCGGCGGCCCGACGATCATCCGCGCGGCACGGCGGCTCGCGGAAATCAGGAAGGGCGTGTCGTGA
- a CDS encoding FecCD family ABC transporter permease — translation MNRAVAVLLGLLLLAIPLSLLAGRVWLDPSSTPNAAIILAELRLPRAVLALVVGAGLGASGAAMQGYLRNPLADPGLFGIAPGAALGAVAALWFGYATSPFLLPLFALVGAGGAMALLAAIAGRTGGIALFTLAGLMVASLAGALTALAISMAPNAFAMSEIVMWLNGALTDRSWREVWLAAPLVALGIALLWRSGKPLDALTLGEPVARSLGVDTRKLLWLLIAGIGLTVGTSVAVSGIIGFVGLIVPHLVRPLTDRRPSQLILPSALAGALLVLVADSVVRVLPLVTELRLGIALSLLGAPFFLWLLIRMRTGLA, via the coding sequence GTGAACCGCGCCGTCGCCGTTCTCCTCGGGTTGCTTCTGCTCGCCATCCCGCTGTCGCTCCTTGCAGGGCGGGTGTGGCTCGATCCGTCGAGCACACCCAATGCGGCCATTATCCTCGCCGAACTGCGCCTGCCACGCGCCGTGCTAGCCTTAGTGGTCGGTGCTGGCTTGGGAGCAAGCGGGGCGGCGATGCAGGGCTATTTGCGCAATCCATTGGCCGACCCGGGCCTCTTCGGCATAGCTCCGGGAGCAGCGTTGGGCGCGGTCGCGGCACTGTGGTTCGGGTATGCAACCTCGCCCTTTCTGCTGCCGCTGTTCGCTCTCGTCGGAGCGGGGGGAGCGATGGCGTTACTTGCCGCGATTGCCGGACGGACCGGCGGGATTGCCCTTTTCACCCTCGCGGGCCTGATGGTCGCGAGCCTTGCGGGAGCCTTGACCGCGCTCGCCATCAGCATGGCCCCTAATGCCTTTGCCATGAGCGAGATCGTGATGTGGCTCAACGGCGCGCTGACCGACCGCAGCTGGCGCGAGGTCTGGCTGGCCGCCCCGCTGGTGGCGCTGGGCATCGCCCTTCTGTGGCGCAGCGGCAAGCCGCTCGATGCGCTGACCTTGGGCGAACCAGTCGCACGCTCGCTCGGCGTCGATACGCGCAAGCTGCTGTGGTTGCTGATTGCGGGCATCGGACTGACCGTCGGCACGAGCGTGGCGGTGAGCGGCATCATCGGCTTTGTCGGACTGATCGTTCCCCATCTCGTGCGCCCGCTGACCGACCGCCGGCCTTCGCAACTGATCCTGCCGAGCGCACTCGCGGGCGCGCTGCTGGTGCTCGTCGCCGACAGCGTGGTGCGCGTCCTGCCGCTGGTGACCGAACTGCGGCTCGGTATCGCGCTCAGCCTGCTCGGCGCGCCGTTCTTCCTCTGGCTCCTGATCCGGATGAGGACGGGACTGGCATGA
- a CDS encoding ABC transporter ATP-binding protein — protein MNLAAKSVTVDGRLHDVSLSLVPGTITAICGPNGAGKSTLLETLAGLLDTDAGEVMLGEDALRTLHPRERARRIGYLPQAHEIAWDVPVRSLVELGRMPHGDRLAGPVDVALATLDIAQLAERRAQSLSGGETARVLLARVLAGEPQWILADEPLAALDLSHQLSLMRYLRQAANTGTGVVLVLHDLAHAVNHADRIVVLDRGGLAAVGNPADALSEDIVARVWGVAGHWVGEQGYRAFIPH, from the coding sequence ATGAACCTCGCGGCGAAAAGCGTGACGGTCGACGGGCGGCTTCATGACGTCTCCCTGAGCCTCGTGCCCGGCACGATCACCGCGATCTGCGGGCCGAATGGGGCGGGCAAGTCGACCCTGCTGGAAACGCTTGCCGGTCTGCTCGACACCGATGCGGGCGAGGTCATGCTGGGCGAAGATGCCCTGCGCACTCTCCACCCACGCGAGCGGGCGCGGCGCATCGGCTACCTGCCGCAGGCGCATGAGATTGCGTGGGACGTGCCCGTCCGCAGTCTCGTCGAACTGGGCCGGATGCCGCATGGCGACCGGCTTGCCGGGCCAGTCGATGTGGCGCTCGCCACGCTCGACATCGCGCAGCTCGCCGAACGCCGCGCCCAGTCGCTCTCGGGCGGCGAGACTGCGCGAGTCCTGCTGGCGCGTGTCCTTGCCGGTGAGCCGCAATGGATTCTCGCCGACGAGCCGCTGGCCGCACTAGACCTTTCCCACCAGCTGTCGCTGATGCGTTACCTCAGGCAGGCGGCGAACACTGGTACCGGCGTTGTCCTGGTCCTCCACGACCTAGCCCACGCGGTGAACCACGCCGACCGTATTGTCGTGCTCGACCGGGGCGGGTTGGCCGCCGTTGGTAACCCGGCAGACGCGCTTTCAGAGGATATAGTCGCCCGTGTCTGGGGCGTCGCCGGGCACTGGGTCGGCGAACAGGGCTACCGCGCCTTCATTCCGCACTGA